The genomic window TGGTGCTTGTGGAGGCTGTGCTGCTCATCGGCTTTGCCTTGCCGCTTTGGGCCAAGGCGGCTGGAAGGATCCCCACGGATGGCGTTCTGCCGGTGCATGTCACGGCCTATCAATTCGGATGGCTGTTCCATTACGCGGGCGAGGACGGAAAATTCGGGCGGCGCGATCCGTCGCTGGTCACCGGCTCCAACCCGCTGGGCATCGACTGGTCGGATCCGGATTCGAAGGATGACGTGGTCAGCATGAACACCATGCACGTGCCCATCGGGCAAAAAGTGGTCGTGCGCCTGACCTCGAAGGATGTGATTCATAATTTTGCCTGCATGAGCCTTCGTGTGTCGCGCGATGCGATCCCGGGCCTGGCGAATCCGCTTTGGTTTACAGCGGTCAAGGAAGGCGAGTATGACATCATGTGCGGGCAGCTTTGCGGTGCAGGTCACAGCCTGATGAAAGGGGTCCTGTCCGTCGAGCCGGTCGATCAATTCAACACCTATATCAAGACGAACAAAGCCGCGCCGACGGAGCAAAAGACAGCGGTTGTACCTTGAGTAATTTATTCGGATGAAATCGGAGGGACGAGCGCCGTCTCGTCCCTTAAAAGTCGGCTTCTCCCGCAGAGGCACAGATCACGGAGTTTTTAACGTAAATTGTTTTGTCTTACAGGAGCGCGGGCGTCCCGCCCGCACTTTCCGGCATCCTGCCGGAAAGGTTCTTTTGCCTTTATCCTAACAACTTAGACAAAACCCGGCATGTTGCCCGGTGGTTTTGCATTTGCATGATTCCTAACCCGGCTGTTTCACGCGCTTCAGAAAACCGCTTCAAAGTGTCCTGCTCCAAAGTATGGCGGGAACAGAGGTGCAGGAACATCCGGGTTACATAGCCTGCATATGCCCAGCTCGTGTCTTTCCGCTGTTACGTCCCGGCGCTAACAGGTTGACCATTGAAATGAGTATGAAATATGCAGGCTAAAGCGTTATTTCGGACAATCGAAAGGCAACTCTGACACTCATCGCGCGTGTTCCAGATTCCTCACGGAGCTGGCAGGATACGGATTTGGCCATCGGAGTTGACTCCATTCATGAGACCGATTCAATTTTCAAGGGCTGACCCTCTAATAAATTCACCGCCGACAGGATTGGCAAACTCTCAGAAAGCATCCTGTCCGCCACGCCGGACGTCTCGCCCGGCGCTTGGCCTGTTTCGTCCACTGTCGGAACGTTGGAGTTAGCAGGAAAGACGTTGAGAATTGAGAGTTGACCCCGATAACATCCGCGCCGGCATGGCTATGCTGATTGCCGCGCTTTGCGCGGAAGGCGAATCGGAAATCCAAAACATCATCCAGATCGACCGAGGATTTTCGAACATCGACCAGCGCCTGCGCACCCTTGGCGCCAGGGTTGAGCGGTTGGAATGATTGTCAGGGGTAATATTGGATTAAGCCTTGGACGGGACGCCCAAGCCACAAGAGATGATAGTTCACCTTACTTTCAAACCTGCGGCTTTGGCCAAGGTATTTTGATTCTCGTCAAACGATAGAAACTCCGCCGCTTCAAGATATAGCGCCGTGGCTACGTGCAGGATGTCAAAAGCGCGATGGCCGCCGATCAGGGAATAAGTGGCCGAGAGCCTTTTTGCCTCTGTCATGACTTCGGCAAGATTGCACTTGGCTATCACAATGCCGCCATCGGCAATGTCAGCTTCAAAATCGGCAAGAATAGCGGCCGCATCCGTAGGGGAAAGCAGCCGGCGAAAGGCAGAGAGCCGGATCGCGTTCATAAATTCAAACTCATTAAACGCCGATA from Candidatus Methylacidiphilales bacterium includes these protein-coding regions:
- a CDS encoding cytochrome c oxidase subunit II, coding for MMLIKLLGIPEDVSADGYLVDHMLEFCHWFMLLLFVGWSCFFVYLLWRFRKSNNPVAQYHGFRSKATTHVEISVVLVEAVLLIGFALPLWAKAAGRIPTDGVLPVHVTAYQFGWLFHYAGEDGKFGRRDPSLVTGSNPLGIDWSDPDSKDDVVSMNTMHVPIGQKVVVRLTSKDVIHNFACMSLRVSRDAIPGLANPLWFTAVKEGEYDIMCGQLCGAGHSLMKGVLSVEPVDQFNTYIKTNKAAPTEQKTAVVP
- a CDS encoding type II toxin-antitoxin system VapC family toxin, which gives rise to MGPVCCDTSFLFSLYARDAHTAKAEATARKLNQALILSAFNEFEFMNAIRLSAFRRLLSPTDAAAILADFEADIADGGIVIAKCNLAEVMTEAKRLSATYSLIGGHRAFDILHVATALYLEAAEFLSFDENQNTLAKAAGLKVR